In a genomic window of Gouania willdenowi chromosome 11, fGouWil2.1, whole genome shotgun sequence:
- the LOC114472373 gene encoding G-protein coupled receptor 20-like, with protein sequence MKGLTTSTNSSPTEEPFLPLFAPYLTNCSSWDQRWGTPYLHRIAHLDVQFYHDFYTVWVCLMVSNCLMLLVGVALNSLALFVFCGASTHPSSSSCSSSSLVFTINLAVADLLVALSLPARIALYHSRGTCIACSYVHTFSYFVNMYCSILFLTSICIDRYLAVVHSSSTLHRWRTTGAARCVCAIVWVTAIVVTYSFQTTTLGFSSSCVLLPAHFYLTILEFLFPLLAVVGFTLRVTCFLSTNHGLMPQQSRARRTRAIRLLAAVLVVFTVCFTPFHLRQVLVYVRVRFAGAALGRGTEHVLAYHITVTLSSLNSCLDPVVYCFVTDSFRRMWRARWRRSRAREVEWEIRHTSGVDGERKPVRRCGAAMAIAHSVATLTVTGTAFRAEGNPPTGINTDIET encoded by the exons ATGAAGGGCCTTACCACCAGCACTAACTCCAGTCCCACTGAAGAGCCCTTCCTCCCACTCTTTGCTCCATACCTGACCAACTGTAGCAGCTGGGACCAACGGTGGGGAACACCATACCTGCACCGAATAGCCCACCTCGATGTGCAGTTCTACCATGATTTCTACACTGTATGGGTTTGtctgatg GTGTCCAACTGTCTGATGCTGCTGGTTGGCGTAGCCCTCAACAGTCTGGCTCTGTTTGTGTTCTGTGGAGCCTCCACCcacccttcctcctcctcctgctcctcctcctccctggtCTTCACCATCAACCTGGCTGTGGCAGACCTACTGGTGGCTCTGTCGCTTCCAGCTCGCATCGCCTTGTATCACAGCAGAGGGACCTGCATCGCCTGCTCCTATGTTCACACCTTCAGCTACTTTGTCAACATGTACTGTAGCATCCTGTTTCTGACCAG TATCTGTATCGATCGGTACCTCGCTGTGGTTCATTCATCCAGTACGCTCCATCGATGGAGGACTACAGGAGCAGCCAGGTGTGTCTGTGCCATTGTGTGGGTCACTGCCATCGTGGTCACATACTCTTTCCAG ACGACGACGTTGGGTTTCAGCTCCTCCTGCGTGCTCCTCCCAGCTCACTTCTACCTCACCATCCTGGAGTTCCTCTTCCCGCTCCTGGCTGTGGTGGGCTTCACTCTGCGAGTCACATGTTTCCTCTCCACCAATCACGGCCTGATGCCTCAGCAGAGCAGAGCCAGGAGGACTCGTGCCATCAGGCTACTCGCCGCAGTGCTGGTGGTCTTCACCGTTTGTTTCACGCCTTTTCACTTGCGTCAGGTGCTGGTTTACGTGCGGGTCAGGTTTGCCGGGGCAGCTTTAGGGCGAGGCACTGAACACGTGCTGGCCTATCACATCACGGTGACTCTCAGCAGCCTGAACAGCTGCCTGGACCCCGTGGTGTACTGCTTTGTAACGGACAGCTTTAGGAGGATGTGGAGGGCcaggtggaggaggagcagaGCGAGGGAGGTCGAATGGGAGATAAGACATACAAGTGGAGTCGATGGAGAGAGGAAACCAGTTCGTAGATGTGGTGCAGCGATGGCAATCGCTCACAGCGTGGCAACACTCACCGTCACCGGCACGGCCTTCAGAGCAGAAGGAAACCCTCCAACTGGTATAAACACAGACATAGAGACATGA